The Manihot esculenta cultivar AM560-2 chromosome 1, M.esculenta_v8, whole genome shotgun sequence genome has a window encoding:
- the LOC110621957 gene encoding protein JASON isoform X1 — MICALLKREIRLISRSVLRFIDRTVSRAMGCFFGCFRVRDDGRRHHLVSGSSRSKPTNANQDAVESKNRLSSLFLSEEREDFVYDDRKNHYSGSPQINKELINEAKFLKACGTLPETPSEIRKASEKLKVSAPLGKDLESSDFHSWLPNASIKKLQLDKETDQPPTPVKLYEERGNLSASSVHTPSSCMPNAQNIGRISISSVEDGEMGSPQTATNVPTKNKSVRFHCNLDTSSSKGSSSENGGQIFRKFESPADPSVSKPSPKPTPLKLSDEMQTPGTAFPANIELLANGKSRIRSQYVYPVLNPVENASQWKVLKEDDSSSLQLSSQTSEHLENSTPKSVGVKETSSVPQLKTEATLSSWFKPQQFAHANDGPNDGIASSKNNPCDRTIMDRPIIGMVAAHWNENEPSQIPPKWWDGNGIPNSTNKYKEDQKVSWHATPFEERLEKALSEESFISQRKQVTGRPIDFDEHDESDTALSKLQASTHSKSVVSF, encoded by the exons ATGATATGCGCATTGTTGAAGCGAGAAATCAGACTGATTAGCAGATCGGTGTTGAGATTTATTGATAGAACGGTGTCAAGGGCCATGGGCTGTTTCTTTGGTTGTTTTCGTGTTAGGGATGATGGCCGGCGACATCACCTCGTTTCCGGTTCCTCTCGATCTAAACCAACT AATGCCAACCAGGACGCTGTGGAATCTAAAAATCGCTTATCTTCTCTGTTTTTGTCTGAAG agagagaagattttGTGTACGATGACAGGAAAAATCATTACTCGGGATCTCCACAAATCAACAAGGAACTGATAAATGAG GCCAAATTTCTAAAAGCCTGTGGCACTTTACCTGAGACACCTTCAGAAATTCGGAAAGCATCTGAAAAGTTAAAAGTTTCAGCTCCACTTGGCAAAGATTTAGAGTCTTCAGATTTTCACTCTTGGCTTCCCAACGCTTCCATCAAGAAACTTCAGTTGGATAAGGAAACTGATCAGCCCCCTACTCCCGTCAAACTCTATGAAGAGAGGGGAAATCTTTCAGCCTCTTCCGTGCACACACCTAGCAG CTGCATGCCTAATGCACAGAACATTGGAAGGATATCTATCAGCTCtgtcgaagatggggagatggGAAGTCCTCAAACAGCAACAAACGTTCCTACCAAGAACAAGTCGGTTCGCTTTCACTGCAATCTCGATACCTCTTCATCTAAAGGTTCTTCGTCTGAAAATGGGGGACAGATTTTTAGGAAATTTGAATCTCCAGCGGATCCGAGTGTGTCAAAGCCTTCTCCCAAACCAACTCCATTAAAACTTTCTGATGAGATGCAAACACCTGGAACAGCTTTCCCTGCAAATATAGAACTTTTAGCAAATGGGAAGAGTAGAATTAGGTCTCAGTATGTGTATCCAGTCTTGAATCCAGTTGAGAATGCCTCTCAATGGAAGGTGCTGAAGGAAGATGATTCTAGTTCTCTTCAACTGTCAAGTCAAACTTCTGAGCACCTGGAAAATTCAACTCCCAAATCAGTTGGAGTGAAGGAAACTTCCTCTGTACCACAATTGAAGACAGAAGCAACCTTGTCTTCTTGGTTTAAGCCTCAACAATTCGCACATGCTAATGATGGTCCAAATGATGGAATTGCATCTAGCAAAAATAACCCTTGTGATAGAACAATTATGGACAGGCCTATCATTGGGATGGTTGCTGCTCATTGGAATGAGAATGAGCCTTCTCAAATCCCTCCAAAGTGGTGGGATGGGAATGGAATCCCAAATTCAACTAATAAATACAAGGAA GATCAGAAAGTTAGTTGGCATGCAACACCGTTTGAGGAGAGGTTAGAGAAGGCACTGTCTGAAGAGAGTTTTATCTCGCAAAG GAAGCAGGTCACTGGGAGACCGATAGATTTTGATGAGCACGACGAAAGTGATACCGCTCTATCTAAGTTACAGGCTTCAACACATTCCAAGTCAGTTGTTTCATTCTGA
- the LOC110617658 gene encoding aspartyl protease family protein 2 yields the protein MLSKFCVLVVSLLFFSGVLQAISGVHTHKDNVIPNISSLAGIELPYDMTFNAASSSILTTDCSLSNSEKEQSTAKDDGDEGQDSKKTVKLELKHRYSPVNQESKAEESFLASTTRDLTRIQTLHKRIIEKKNQNDISRLNKDKEQQKKVLKQPVVAPAASPEAYATGISGQLMATLESGVSLGSGEYFMDVFIGTPPKHFSMILDTGSDLNWIQCIPCHDCFEQKGPHYDPKESTSFRNISCQDPRCHLVSSPDPPQPCKAENQTCPYFYWYGDSSNTTGDFALETFTVNLTSPAGNSEFKQVDNVMFGCGHWNRGLFHGAAGLLGLGRGPLSFASQLQSLYGHSFSYCLVDRNSDTNVSSKLIFGEDKDLLSHPELNFTSLVAGKDNSFDTFYYVEIKSIIVGGELLNIPEKIWNLSSDGGGGTIVDSGTTLSYFAEPAYEIIKDAFVRKIKRYPEIKEFPVLNPCYNVSGLEKMELPEFGILFADGAVWNFPVENYFIRFEPEEVICLAILGTPQSTLSIIGNYQQQNFHILYDTNKSRLGYAPMNCADV from the coding sequence ATGTTGTCCAAGTTCTGTGTCCTTGTTGTTTCTCTTTTGTTCTTTTCTGGTGTTCTTCAAGCGATTTCAGGAGTACATACCCATAAGGATAATGTAATTCCCAATATCTCATCTCTTGCCGGAATCGAATTGCCTTACGACATGACCTTCAATGCAGCTTCTTCTTCAATACTAACAACAGATTGCAGTCTCTCCAATTCAGAGAAAGAGCAATCAACAGCCAAAGACGACGGTGATGAGGGACAAGATTCTAAGAAAACGGTGAAACTTGAGTTAAAGCACAGGTACAGCCCGGTGAATCAAGAATCCAAGGCAGAAGAATCTTTCTTAGCTTCCACCACTCGGGATTTGACCAGAATTCAGACTCTGCACAAAAGGATCATTGAGAAGAAGAATCAAAATGACATTTCAAGACTGAATAAGGACAAAGAGCAGCAAAAGAAAGTGTTGAAGCAACCTGTGGTTGCCCCAGCAGCATCCCCTGAAGCTTATGCAACTGGGATTTCTGGGCAGCTCATGGCGACCTTGGAGTCAGGGGTGAGCCTTGGCTCTGGAGAATAtttcatggatgttttcatcggTACTCCTCCTAAACACTTCTCTATGATTCTTGATACTGGTAGTGATCTTAACTGGATTCAATGCATCCCTTGTCATGATTGTTTTGAGCAAAAAGGGCCTCATTATGATCCAAAGGAGTCCACATCATTTAGAAACATAAGTTGCCAAGATCCTCGGTGCCATTTGGTTTCATCCCCAGATCCTCCCCAGCCTTGCAAGGCTGAGAATCAGACATGTCCTTATTTCTATTGGTATGGTGACAGTTCAAACACAACAGGTGATTTTGCACTAGAAACCTTTACTGTTAACTTGACATCACCAGCTGGGAATTCAGAATTTAAGCAAGTAGATAATGTGATGTTCGGTTGTGGTCATTGGAACAGAGGCCTGTTTCATGGGGCTGCAGGCTTGTTAGGACTTGGAAGAGGGCCTCTTTCATTTGCCTCCCAGCTTCAGTCTCTATATGGTCATTCATTTTCATATTGCCTTGTTGATAGAAACAGTGACACTAATGTTAGCAGCAAGTTGATCTTTGGGGAGGATAAGGATCTTCTGAGTCATCCTGAGTTGAATTTCACTTCATTAGTTGCTGGGAAGGATAACTCATTCGATACATTCTATTATGTTGAAATAAAATCCATCATAGTGGGAGGGGAGTTGCTAAATATCCCTGAGAAGATTTGGAATCTGTCCTCTGATGGTGGTGGTGGAACGATTGTGGATTCTGGGACTACACTCAGCTATTTTGCTGAACCAGCTTATGAGATTATAAAGGATGCATTCGTGAGGAAGATTAAAAGGTATCCAGAGATAAAAGAATTCCCAGTTCTGAATCCATGTTATAATGTATCTGGACTTGAGAAGATGGAGCTGCCTGAATTTGGAATCCTGTTTGCAGATGGAGCAGTGTGGAACTTCCCAGTTGAAAACTACTTTATTCGTTTCGAACCAGAGGAAGTTATTTGCTTGGCAATTCTGGGGACTCCTCAATCTACTCTTTCCATAATTGGAAACTATCAGCAGCAGAATTTTCATATCCTGTATGATACAAACAAGTCTAGGCTGGGATATGCACCAATGAACTGTGCAGATGTATga
- the LOC110621957 gene encoding protein JASON isoform X2, giving the protein MICALLKREIRLISRSVLRFIDRTVSRAMGCFFGCFRVRDDGRRHHLVSGSSRSKPTDAVESKNRLSSLFLSEEREDFVYDDRKNHYSGSPQINKELINEAKFLKACGTLPETPSEIRKASEKLKVSAPLGKDLESSDFHSWLPNASIKKLQLDKETDQPPTPVKLYEERGNLSASSVHTPSSCMPNAQNIGRISISSVEDGEMGSPQTATNVPTKNKSVRFHCNLDTSSSKGSSSENGGQIFRKFESPADPSVSKPSPKPTPLKLSDEMQTPGTAFPANIELLANGKSRIRSQYVYPVLNPVENASQWKVLKEDDSSSLQLSSQTSEHLENSTPKSVGVKETSSVPQLKTEATLSSWFKPQQFAHANDGPNDGIASSKNNPCDRTIMDRPIIGMVAAHWNENEPSQIPPKWWDGNGIPNSTNKYKEDQKVSWHATPFEERLEKALSEESFISQRKQVTGRPIDFDEHDESDTALSKLQASTHSKSVVSF; this is encoded by the exons ATGATATGCGCATTGTTGAAGCGAGAAATCAGACTGATTAGCAGATCGGTGTTGAGATTTATTGATAGAACGGTGTCAAGGGCCATGGGCTGTTTCTTTGGTTGTTTTCGTGTTAGGGATGATGGCCGGCGACATCACCTCGTTTCCGGTTCCTCTCGATCTAAACCAACT GACGCTGTGGAATCTAAAAATCGCTTATCTTCTCTGTTTTTGTCTGAAG agagagaagattttGTGTACGATGACAGGAAAAATCATTACTCGGGATCTCCACAAATCAACAAGGAACTGATAAATGAG GCCAAATTTCTAAAAGCCTGTGGCACTTTACCTGAGACACCTTCAGAAATTCGGAAAGCATCTGAAAAGTTAAAAGTTTCAGCTCCACTTGGCAAAGATTTAGAGTCTTCAGATTTTCACTCTTGGCTTCCCAACGCTTCCATCAAGAAACTTCAGTTGGATAAGGAAACTGATCAGCCCCCTACTCCCGTCAAACTCTATGAAGAGAGGGGAAATCTTTCAGCCTCTTCCGTGCACACACCTAGCAG CTGCATGCCTAATGCACAGAACATTGGAAGGATATCTATCAGCTCtgtcgaagatggggagatggGAAGTCCTCAAACAGCAACAAACGTTCCTACCAAGAACAAGTCGGTTCGCTTTCACTGCAATCTCGATACCTCTTCATCTAAAGGTTCTTCGTCTGAAAATGGGGGACAGATTTTTAGGAAATTTGAATCTCCAGCGGATCCGAGTGTGTCAAAGCCTTCTCCCAAACCAACTCCATTAAAACTTTCTGATGAGATGCAAACACCTGGAACAGCTTTCCCTGCAAATATAGAACTTTTAGCAAATGGGAAGAGTAGAATTAGGTCTCAGTATGTGTATCCAGTCTTGAATCCAGTTGAGAATGCCTCTCAATGGAAGGTGCTGAAGGAAGATGATTCTAGTTCTCTTCAACTGTCAAGTCAAACTTCTGAGCACCTGGAAAATTCAACTCCCAAATCAGTTGGAGTGAAGGAAACTTCCTCTGTACCACAATTGAAGACAGAAGCAACCTTGTCTTCTTGGTTTAAGCCTCAACAATTCGCACATGCTAATGATGGTCCAAATGATGGAATTGCATCTAGCAAAAATAACCCTTGTGATAGAACAATTATGGACAGGCCTATCATTGGGATGGTTGCTGCTCATTGGAATGAGAATGAGCCTTCTCAAATCCCTCCAAAGTGGTGGGATGGGAATGGAATCCCAAATTCAACTAATAAATACAAGGAA GATCAGAAAGTTAGTTGGCATGCAACACCGTTTGAGGAGAGGTTAGAGAAGGCACTGTCTGAAGAGAGTTTTATCTCGCAAAG GAAGCAGGTCACTGGGAGACCGATAGATTTTGATGAGCACGACGAAAGTGATACCGCTCTATCTAAGTTACAGGCTTCAACACATTCCAAGTCAGTTGTTTCATTCTGA